The Alosa sapidissima isolate fAloSap1 chromosome 8, fAloSap1.pri, whole genome shotgun sequence genome contains a region encoding:
- the bmp1a gene encoding bone morphogenetic protein 1a yields MDLTTRCLFLLFSLRLILAIDLDALEPSFYVEPSASSEAIDYKDPCKAVAYLGDIALDEEDMRSFKVVRIVDLAQRTVQIFNNTDSGSPASETRTVPDTPGSHRRKRAATSRPERVWPEGVIPYVISGNFSGSQRAIFRQAMRHWEKHTCVTFIERTQEESYIVFTYRPCGCCSYVGRRGGGPQAISIGKNCDKFGIVVHELGHVIGFWHEHTRPDRDEHVSIIRDNIQPGQEYNFLKMEPGEVDSLGETYDFDSIMHYARNTFSRGIFLDTILPRYDVNGVRPPIGQRTRLSKGDITQARKLYKCPRCGDSLQESSGNFSSPGFPNGYSAYMHCIWRISVTPGEKIILNFTSMDLYRSHLCWYDHVEIRDGYWRKAPLKGRFCGDKLPEPIISTDSRLWIEFRSSSNWVGKGFSAVYEAICGGEVRKDNGQIQSPNYPDDYRPNKVCVWKITVAQGYHVGLTFQSFEIERHDSCAYDYLEVRDGNSESSPLLGRFCGYDKPDDLKTSSNQLWMKFVSDGSVNKAGFAANFFKEMDECSRPDNGRCEQRCVNTLGSYKCACDAGYELASDKRSCEAACGGYITKLNGSITSPGWPKEYPPNKNCIWQLVAPSQYRITLLFDLFETEGNDVCKYDYVEVRSGLSADSRLHGKFCGAEKPEAITSQYNIMRIEFKSDNTVSKKGFKAQFFADKDECSKENGGCQHECVNTYGSYSCQCRSGFVLHENKHDCKEAGCDHVVHSVSGTITSPNWPDKYPSKKACSWALSTTPGHRIKIAFNEIDMEPHVECAYDHIEIYDGRDGKASSLGRYCGTKKPPPIVSSANKMFIRFFSDNSVQKKGFEASHTAECGGHLKAEVKTKDLYSHAQFGDNNYPGASDCQWTISAEKGYGVELIFQTFEIEEEADCGYDYMELFDGPDTKSPRLGRYCGSGPPEEIYSAGDSIVIKFRSDDTINKKGFHVRYTSTKFQDTLHSRKK; encoded by the exons GTTCGCCTGCCAGTGAGACGAGGACGGTGCCAGACACACCAGGCTCTCACCGCAGGAAAAGGGCGGCGACCTCCAGGCCTGAGAGGGTGTGGCCAGAGGGGGTCATTCCGTACGTGATCAGTGGCAACTTTAGTG GCAGCCAGCGGGCCATCTTCCGGCAGGCCATGCGTCACTGGGAGAAGCACACCTGCGTGACATTCATTGAGAGGACGCAGGAGGAGAGCTACATCGTTTTCACCTACCGGCCGTGTGG GTGCTGTTCGTATGTGGGCCGTCGGGGCGGAGGCCCCCAGGCTATCTCCATTGGCAAGAACTGCGACAAGTTCGGCATCGTGGTGCACGAGTTGGGTCACGTGATTGGCTTCTGGCACGAGCACACGCGGCCGGACCGCGACGAGCACGTCAGCATCATCCGGGACAACATTCAACCAG GGCAGGAGTATAACTTCTTGAAGATGGAGCCTGGTGAGGTGGACTCCCTCGGGGAGACATATGACTTTGACAGCATCATGCACTACGCCCGGAACACGTTCTCAAG AGGGATTTTTCTGGACACCATCCTGCCCCGCTACGATGTGAACGGCGTCCGGCCACCCATTGGCCAGAGGACCAGGCTGAGTAAAGGGGACATCACCCAGGCTCGCAAACTTTACAAGTGTCCAA ggtGTGGCGATAGCCTGCAGGAGAGCAGCGGGAACTTCTCATCCCCAGGCTTCCCCAATGGATACTCTGCGTACATGCACTGCATCTGGAGAATATCAGTCACACCAGGGGAGAAG ATCATTCTTAACTTCACGTCCATGGACCTGTACAGGAGTCACCTGTGCTGGTATGACCACGTGGAGATCCGAGATGGATACTGGAGGAAAGCTCCTCTGAAAG GTCGCTTCTGTGGAGACAAGCTGCCAGAGCCCATCATATCCACAGACAGCCGGCTGTGGATTGAGttccgcagcagcagcaactgGGTGGGCAAGGGCTTCTCAGCTGTCTATGAAG CTATCTGTGGTGGGGAAGTGAGGAAGGACAATGGGCAGATTCAGTCCCCCAACTACCCCGACGACTACAGGCCCAACAAAGTGTGCGTGTGGAAGATCACCGTTGCCCAGGGCTACCACGTGGGCCTGACCTTCCAGTCCTTTGAG ATCGAGAGGCACGACAGCTGTGCCTATGACTACCTGGAGGTGCGCGATGGCAACTCAGAGAGCAGTCCTCTACTCGGCCGCTTCTGCGGCTACGACAAGCCGGACGACCTCAAGACCAGCTCCAACCAGCTGTGGATGAAGTTTGTGTCGGACGGCTCCGTCAACAAGGCCGGCTTTGCCGCCAACTTCTTTAAAG AGATGGACGAGTGTTCGAGGCCTGACAACGGCCGCTGTGAGCAGCGCTGTGTCAACACGCTGGGAAGCTACAAGTGCGCTTGCGACGCGGGCTACGAGCTAGCCTCGGACAAACGCAGCTGTGAAG CTGCCTGTGGAGGTTACATCACCAAGCTGAATGGCTCCATCACCAGCCCTGGCTGGCCCAAGGAGTACCCGCCCAACAAGAACTGCATCTGGCAGCTGGTGGCCCCGTCCCAGTACCGCATCACCCTGCTCTTCGACCTCTTCGAGACGGAGGGCAACGAC GTGTGTAAGTACGACTACGTAGAGGTACGAAGCGGACTCTCGGCAGACTCGCGGCTCCACGGGAAGTTCTGTGGCGCAGAGAAGCCTGAGGCCATTACCTCCCAGTACAACATCATGCGCATCGAGTTCAAGTCGGACAACACCGTGTCCAAGAAGGGCTTCAAAGCGCAGTTCTTTGCAG ACAAGGACGAGTGCTCCAAGGAGAACGGGGGCTGCCAGCACGAGTGTGTGAACACCTACGGCAGCTACAGCTGTCAGTGTCGCAGCGGCTTTGTGCTGCACGAGAACAAGCATGACTGCAAAGAGG CGGGCTGCGATCACGTCGTGCACAGTGTGAGCGGCACTATCACGAGCCCCAACTGGCCAGACAAATATCCCAGCAAGAAGGCATGCTCCTGGGCCCTGTCCACCACCCCTGGACACCGCATCAAAATA GCGTTCAACGAGATCGACATGGAGCCACACGTGGAGTGCGCCTACGACCACATCGAGATTTACGACGGGCGTGACGGGAAGGCGTCCAGCCTTGGACGCTACTGTGGCACCAAGAAGCCGCCGCCCATCGTGTCCAGCGCGAACAAGATGTTCATCCGCTTCTTCTCCGACAACTCCGTGCAGAAGAAGGGCTTCGAGGCTTCACACACTGCAG aatgtGGCGGTCATCTGAAGGCAGAAGTGAAGACTAAAGACCTGTACTCCCACGCCCAGTTTGGGGACAATAACTACCCTGGGGCGTCGGACTGTCAGTGGACCATCTCGGCAGAGAAGGGCTACGGCGTTGAGCTCATTTTCCAAACGTTCGAGATCGAAGAGGAAGCTGACTGCGGCTACGACTACATGGAGCTCTTTGATGGGCCTGACACCAAATCCCCAAGACTGGGCCGTTACTGTGGATCAGGG cctcctgAGGAGATCTACTCTGCCGGCGACTCGATCGTCATCAAGTTCCGCTCTGACGACACCATCAACAAGAAGGGTTTCCACGTCCGCTACACCAGCACCAAGTTCCAGGACACGCTGCACTCGCGTAAAAAGTGA